One window from the genome of Kluyveromyces marxianus DMKU3-1042 DNA, complete genome, chromosome 3 encodes:
- a CDS encoding protein LCB5 (Sphingosine kinase and enzymes related to eukaryotic diacylglycerol kinase [COG1597]), with translation MDRNIPETHFSAVELGVYDGCSFVVTTERESIASTPVSYKLQCSSPSKLEPEQAASIDPSRLPSNLIVIDSVFSGKGRRAETDFAGVVIEPLFRKLNVQHQFVKTSSPHSIRDIASSLDAKSQYTILFLSGDTSISEFVNHLPSSHSNISIVPFPMGTGNAWATSLKLTDPAVILSQFLKGSLQTHQFPLYKATFANGLSIKFFIILSLGFHANLLHLCEEHEYQQMGVERFRIASQRILDSYALNSHVSIPNTLQGSYSYFVLINTTHLEPTYIPSPQSDPLNPPLHVLAYESSLSQSEFRKRLMNGYLNTLKTDIQEKGTIYKALPDSFEVYISDNPEERHKFELCCDGQLLNLLDLNPSPDHTVSFKIETCTSPSLLVLC, from the coding sequence ATGGACCGCAATATCCCCGAAACACACTTTTCAGCAGTAGAATTAGGCGTGTATGATGGATGCTCGTTTGTGGTGACTACGGAACGCGAAAGCATCGCTTCTACTCCAGTCTCCTACAAGCTGCAGTGCTCATCACCATCAAAACTTGAACCAGAACAGGCCGCTTCTATAGACCCCTCTCGCCTGCCATCGAACTTGATCGTCATCGATTCCGTATTCTCGGGGAAAGGTCGCAGAGCAGAAACCGATTTTGCTGGCGTTGTTATCGAGCCTCTGTTTCGCAAACTAAATGTCCAGCACCAATTCGTGAAAACCTCATCACCGCATTCTATAAGAGATATCGCTTCCTCACTCGATGCCAAGAGTCAGTACACTATTCTATTTCTATCCGGAGATACCTCCATCTCTGAATTCGTGAACCACCTACCCAGTTCCCATAGCAACATTTCAATCGTACCCTTCCCAATGGGCACCGGGAACGCTTGGGCAACATCGTTGAAATTGACCGATCCTGCTGTAATACTGTCCCAATTCCTCAAGGGCTCACTACAAACTCATCAATTCCCGTTATACAAAGCTACATTCGCCAACGGACTCTCCATAAAATTCTTTATCATTCTATCGTTAGGATTTCACGCTAACTTACTACACTTATGCGAGGAACATGAGTATCAGCAGATGGGTGTTGAACGGTTTAGAATTGCAAGTCAGCGCATCTTAGACAGTTACGCACTAAATTCTCACGTCTCCATTCCAAACACTCTCCAGGGCTCCTATTCTTATTTTGTCCTGATCAATACAACACATCTAGAGCCGACATATATCCCGTCACCACAATCAGACCCCTTGAATCCACCACTTCACGTGCTTGCATACGAATCCTCCCTTTCACAGTCTGAATTCAGAAAAAGGTTGATGAACGGTTACCTAAACACCCTTAAGACCGACATCCAAGAAAAGGGCACCATTTACAAAGCCCTACCAGACTCATTTGAAGTCTACATATCGGATAACCCAGAGGAACGCCACAAGTTCGAGCTCTGCTGCGATGGGCAACTGTTGAATTTGCTCGATCTGAATCCTAGCCCTGATCACACTGTATCATTTAAAATAGAAACGTGTACTTCCCCTTCGTTATTAGTACTATGCTGA
- the PCC1 gene encoding chromatin DNA-binding EKC/KEOPS complex subunit PCC1: protein MMNKGDPFEHSLRLEVPFENSRQADVARKVLLPDPIMKPEDFHVRYSAQDSKLVCDFESVDERILRVGVNSVIESIKTIIETMDELC from the coding sequence ATGATGAACAAAGGTGATCCATTTGAACACAGCTTGAGACTCGAGGTTCCATTTGAAAACAGCAGACAGGCCGATGTGGCCAGAAAAGTTCTGCTGCCCGACCCAATAATGAAGCCCGAAGACTTTCACGTGAGATATTCAGCACAGGATTCGAAGCTTGTTTGCGACTTCGAGAGCGTGGACGAACGTATCCTGCGAGTAGGCGTCAACAGCGTCATCGAATCCATCAAGACCATTATCGAGACGATGGACGAGTTGTGCTAG